A stretch of DNA from Parabacteroides pacaensis:
ACGCGGTAGACCGATGTTTTATTTATCCTTCCAATCTGGGAGAAGGTAAATTATATAATGCTCAGGAAAATGATTTCTTGTATTATAAAGCTTGTATTTTGGAAGAATTAGGAAGGAAAGAAGAAGCGATAGACCTATATGGGAAAGCTGGTCTGGGAAATATGGAACCTATAGCAGCCCTTTATTATAATGATCAAAAACCGGATAAAATCTTTTATCAAGGCCTCGCATTAAAGAAATTAGGAAAGATCAAGGAAAGTAATACCCAATTTAAAAAGTTACTTACTTATGGAAAAGAACATGTGAATGAAGAATTTAAAATGGACTATTTCGCGGTATCTCTTCCCGATTTGCAAATCTGGGAAGATGACCTGACTTTAAAGCACCGGCTTCACTGTTACTATTTGCTAGGTCTGGGGTATATGGGTTTGGAAGATTATCGACAAGCGAAAATATATCTCGAAAAAGCAGCTTTAATAGATATGAACCACCAAGGTGTACAAATTCATCGAGCTATGATTGACAACAAAATAAAAACGATAATTCCCGAAAAAAGTAACGTATGAAGACTCCCTTTATTACCCTCATTTATTTAGCGTCACTTGTCTGTATTCCGCTAATGGCGAAGGAAGTAGAAACTTGGTCGCCTGATAAAAAATTGAAAGTAGATGTTTCCGTAGAAGAACAAGTGTCTATGGCAATACGGAAAAATGGTCAGATTCTTTTTGAAATAAAAGATATATACATGGAAACCGGGCAAGGTTTTATTCCTGCCAGGAATGCAAAAGTCCGTGCGATAAAAAGAGAGAAGGTAAACCGAATGGTTATTCCCGAAATAAAAGAAAAGAATCAACAAATACCGGAAATATATAATGAAACTACCATTCTGTTTAAAAATCACTATGCACTTCAATACCGGGTGTATAATGAAGGGATAGCTTATCGCCTTCTTACTGAAATGGATGGCAAACTTGTTGTTTACAAAGAACACGCGGAATTTATTTTTGATAATGAATCTACTCTTGTCTATCAACAAGATACAAGCATGAATAGTGATTATGAAGCCCCTTATATCCATAAGAAGCTTTCGGAATTAGAAGATAAATGTATGGGGAATCTTCCGGCCCTTCTTCAGTCACCCCAAGGCAATGTGCTGTTCCTGGAAGCAAATCTTCAAGATTATCCCTGTATGTGGATAAGGAAAGGAGATAAAAATTTAGAAACCCATTTTTGGAACTACCCGAAAGAATATTATACTTCCGGAAATTCTAAAAACAGACGGCGTATTTTAAAATGTGAAGATTATATAGCCGATACGCAGGGTTCCAGAGAATTTCCTTGGCGTGTGTTTGCCATCGGAGAAGAAGATATTGACCTGTTGAATAATCAGTTGGTTTATTTATTAGGTTCTCCCTGCCGGATCAAGGATCCGTCGTGGATCAAACCGGGCTGGGTTACACTGGACTGGTGGTCGAGAAGAGGACTTTATAATGTGGATTTTAAAGCGGGTATCAATACGGAAACGGCTAAATATATGATTGATTTTGCTTCGGCATTCGGCATTCGTTATTTCCTTTTTGATGACGGATGGACTTATAAAGAAGACCTTACCCGTACAATCGAAAGTTTAAACATGAAGGAGATTGTAGACTATGCTACTTCTAAAAATGTAGACGTTTTATTATGGGTTACCTATGATTTGCTGGATACCCAAATGGAAAAAGCGTTGAAACAATTTTCTAATTGGGGAATTAAAGGAATAAAAATAGATTTCATGAATCGTTCGGATCAGGAAGTAGTGAATTTCTATTGGAAGGCCGCTGAAGAAACTGCAAAATATAAAATGGTGGTAGATTTCCACGGGGCTTATCGTCCGGACGGATTGAGAAGGACTTATCCGAATGTTTTAACCCGTGAAGCTCTTATAGAATTCGAATATAGCGGAGGGACAGATAAAGATAACCCGGACCATCATTGTACTCTTCCTTTTATCCGGAATGTGGCAGGACCTATGGATTATATTCCCGGTACATTGCATAATGCTACCCGTAATGAATTCCGTATGAACCACGATCGGCCTATGGGGCAAGGAACTCGTGCCCATGCAATGGCCATGGCTGTTATTACGGAAAGTCCTATGCAAATGCTTCCCGATCCTCAATCGG
This window harbors:
- a CDS encoding glycoside hydrolase family 97 protein, whose translation is MKTPFITLIYLASLVCIPLMAKEVETWSPDKKLKVDVSVEEQVSMAIRKNGQILFEIKDIYMETGQGFIPARNAKVRAIKREKVNRMVIPEIKEKNQQIPEIYNETTILFKNHYALQYRVYNEGIAYRLLTEMDGKLVVYKEHAEFIFDNESTLVYQQDTSMNSDYEAPYIHKKLSELEDKCMGNLPALLQSPQGNVLFLEANLQDYPCMWIRKGDKNLETHFWNYPKEYYTSGNSKNRRRILKCEDYIADTQGSREFPWRVFAIGEEDIDLLNNQLVYLLGSPCRIKDPSWIKPGWVTLDWWSRRGLYNVDFKAGINTETAKYMIDFASAFGIRYFLFDDGWTYKEDLTRTIESLNMKEIVDYATSKNVDVLLWVTYDLLDTQMEKALKQFSNWGIKGIKIDFMNRSDQEVVNFYWKAAEETAKYKMVVDFHGAYRPDGLRRTYPNVLTREALIEFEYSGGTDKDNPDHHCTLPFIRNVAGPMDYIPGTLHNATRNEFRMNHDRPMGQGTRAHAMAMAVITESPMQMLPDPQSDYYKEEECTRFLTQIPVEWDKTIPLQGKVGDYVALARCHGEEWYIGAITDWTPRELEITLDFLEPDREYTMQLFKDGMNADIRAIDYKMETIKIKKGDKIKISMSSGGGWVAKIYR